In Quercus robur chromosome 11, dhQueRobu3.1, whole genome shotgun sequence, the following proteins share a genomic window:
- the LOC126705529 gene encoding probable protein phosphatase 2C 63: MMLRSCYRPLERCFGRIGCGCGGGGSDGLLWHTDLKPHASGDYSIAVVQANSSLEDQSQVFTSPSATYVGVYDGHGGPEASRFVNKRLFPYLHEFAKEQGGLSVDVIKKAFDATEEEFLHLVKRALPARPQIASVGSCCLVGAISNDELYVANLGDSRAVLGRRDSEGKKNSVVAERLSNDHNVALEEVRKELEALHPDDSHIVVYTRGVWRIKGIIQVSRSIGDVYLKKPEFNRDPIFQQFGNPIPLRRPVMTAEPSILIRKLKPQDLFLIFASDGLWEQLSDEAAVDIVFKSPRTGIAKRLVRAALQEAAKKREMRYDDIKKIEKGIRRHFHDDITVIVIYLDQHQQNGSSSARFKHNAVCCTSAPVDIYSLNADEEEDDLLHPVF; this comes from the exons ATGATGTTGCGTTCATGTTACAGGCCACTTGAGCGGTGCTTTGGGAGAATAGGTTGtgggtgtggtggtggtggcagcgATGGTCTTCTATGGCACACAGACCTTAAGCCACACGCATCTGGGGACTATTCCATCGCTGTGGTTCAAGCCAATTCTAGCCTTGAAGATCAAAGCCAGGTCTTTACTTCACCGTCCGCTACCTACGTTGGTGTCTATGATGGCCATGGTGGTCCTGAAGCTTCCAGATTCGTCAACAAACGCCTCTTTCCTTATCTCCATG AATTCGCTAAGGAACAAGGTGGATTATCCGTGGATGTGATAAAGAAGGCATTTGATGCCACTGAGGAGGAATTTTTGCATTTGGTGAAGAGGGCATTGCCGGCACGGCCACAAATTGCTTCAGTTGGGTCATGCTGTCTTGTTGGTGCTATTTCAAATGATGAATTGTATGTGGCAAATCTTGGGGATTCAAGAGCAGTTCTTGGCCGGAGAGATTCGGAGGGTAAGAAAAATTCAGTGGTGGCAGAACGGTTGTCGAATGATCATAATGTGGCCCTTGAGGAGGTGAGGAAGGAACTGGAAGCACTTCATCCTGATGATTCACATATTGTGGTGTATACCCGTGGAGTTTGGCGGATTAAGGGCATAATTCAG gTTTCGAGATCTATTGGCGATGTTTATCTGAAAAAACCTGAGTTTAACAGGGACCCAATTTTCCAGCAATTTGGAAACCCCATTCCTTTGAGGCGACCAGTTATGACAGCAGAACCTTCTATTCTTATTAGAAAGCTTAAGCCACAAGATTTATTTCTGATATTTGCATCAGATGGCCTTTGGGAACAATTAAGTGATGAAGCAGCAGTAGACATTGTTTTCAAAAGTCCGAGAACT GGAATAGCTAAGAGATTGGTGAGAGCTGCCCTTCAGGAGGCTgcaaagaagagagagatgagatatgATGAcataaagaaaattgaaaagggaATAAGACGTCATTTCCATGATGATATCACTGTTATCGTAATTTACCTTGATCAGCATCAGCAAAATGGTTCCTCAAGTGCTAGATTTAAGCACAATGCGGTTTGCTGCACCAGTGCACCAGTTGACATTTATTCCCTAAATGcagatgaggaagaagatgatttGCTGCACCCAGTTTTCTAA